Proteins from a genomic interval of Desulfurobacterium sp. TC5-1:
- a CDS encoding Na(+)/H(+) antiporter subunit D encodes MSANFIHPAIFFFLLAVIVPILGKDRHHIWKWFLPIPGVLALIISMSMKPGIYELGHYLGYTLTARVSTLSLIFANIFAIEAIIAMVFSMHVKNPWHHVAAATYVGGAIACIFSADYLTLYIFWELIAVASAFLIWLNEDLDCAPVVAFRYLLFHIVSGLFLLAGIMLRYKYVGSFDFSTIDIHHLAAYDWLILISFAINAAIVPLHAWIHDAYPRSTVTGITFMNAYTTKTAVFALATVFPGMYLLAVAGTVMTIFGAAMALIENNARKILTYHIISQVGYMVAGIGIGNSLGFNGGIAHAYADILFKGLLFMGVGVIIEATGRRKLTEMGGLAYKLPWAMIFYMVGALSISGAPLFAAYVTKTMVIAGAAEEHMKILALGLEVAAVGTFLSVGLKLPYFAFFHKKEFDGEVKPVPKNMYVGMAMAAFMCILVGSYPHYLYHMLPIQPVEYHPYTAFHVLSTLQLLGFTGLGFYLLRKIVKPHDKIILDLQYLYYDFVKWLMMIFADFVASIDSFWSTLYKKLGVAFLITVSQFTSIFDRGVIDGIVDGSAKAVEKSGGILGNLQSGNLNEYVEYALSFGFAIILILYFILH; translated from the coding sequence ATGAGTGCTAATTTCATACATCCTGCAATATTTTTCTTTCTGCTGGCAGTAATTGTACCTATCCTTGGAAAGGATAGACATCACATATGGAAGTGGTTTCTACCTATTCCCGGCGTACTTGCACTTATCATAAGTATGTCAATGAAGCCGGGAATTTATGAGCTTGGGCATTACCTTGGCTACACGCTAACTGCACGTGTTTCGACACTTTCACTTATATTCGCAAACATATTTGCCATTGAAGCCATAATTGCAATGGTATTCTCAATGCATGTAAAAAATCCATGGCACCACGTTGCCGCTGCAACGTACGTAGGCGGTGCCATCGCCTGTATCTTTTCTGCAGATTACCTAACACTTTACATATTCTGGGAACTGATAGCAGTCGCTTCTGCATTTCTCATCTGGCTAAATGAAGACCTTGACTGTGCGCCTGTTGTTGCGTTTAGATACTTACTCTTCCACATCGTTTCCGGTCTGTTCCTCCTCGCTGGGATAATGCTCAGATATAAATACGTTGGTAGCTTTGACTTTTCTACCATAGATATACACCACCTTGCCGCTTACGACTGGCTAATCCTTATAAGTTTTGCCATTAATGCGGCAATAGTTCCCCTACACGCATGGATTCACGACGCTTATCCGCGTTCAACAGTAACGGGTATTACCTTCATGAACGCTTACACCACAAAGACAGCCGTCTTTGCACTGGCAACGGTATTCCCCGGTATGTATCTGCTGGCCGTTGCAGGAACAGTTATGACTATATTCGGTGCCGCCATGGCACTTATTGAAAACAATGCAAGAAAGATTCTCACATACCATATTATCTCTCAGGTTGGCTATATGGTTGCCGGAATAGGAATAGGTAACTCTTTAGGATTTAACGGCGGTATTGCCCACGCCTACGCAGATATTCTATTTAAAGGTCTGCTATTTATGGGCGTAGGCGTAATCATAGAGGCTACAGGAAGGAGAAAACTTACAGAAATGGGCGGACTTGCCTACAAACTTCCGTGGGCAATGATCTTCTACATGGTGGGGGCCCTTTCTATTTCAGGTGCACCGCTGTTTGCCGCGTACGTTACAAAAACAATGGTCATAGCAGGTGCAGCTGAAGAGCATATGAAAATACTTGCCCTTGGACTTGAAGTTGCTGCTGTCGGTACTTTCCTTTCTGTTGGTCTTAAACTTCCATACTTTGCATTCTTCCACAAGAAGGAATTTGATGGTGAAGTTAAACCTGTTCCAAAAAACATGTATGTCGGCATGGCAATGGCGGCATTTATGTGCATCCTTGTAGGTTCATATCCTCATTACCTTTACCATATGCTTCCGATCCAGCCTGTCGAATACCATCCTTACACGGCTTTTCACGTTCTTTCCACACTACAGCTCCTTGGATTTACAGGTCTTGGATTCTACCTGCTGAGGAAAATTGTCAAACCTCACGACAAAATTATCCTTGACCTTCAATATCTCTACTACGACTTTGTTAAATGGCTCATGATGATATTTGCAGACTTTGTAGCTTCAATAGACAGTTTCTGGTCAACGCTCTACAAGAAACTTGGTGTTGCTTTTCTAATTACAGTTTCTCAATTTACATCCATATTTGACAGGGGCGTCATTGACGGTATTGTTGACGGAAGTGCAAAGGCCGTTGAAAAAAGTGGTGGCATTTTAGGCAACCTACAGAGTGGAAACCTCAATGAGTACGTTGAGTATGCTCTAAGCTTTGGATTTGCAATAATACTGATTCTTTACTTTATACTACATTAA
- a CDS encoding NADH-quinone oxidoreductase subunit M, translating to MVLTALILFPIVAAIVIPFLKGEKTVRFYTLIVGLVEIGLSIPLITGFKPGAGFQFVEKVKWIPSLGLNYYVGVDGISILMILLTVFLLPLTVLCSWTYIKKRVKEFHVALLLTAAACIGLFSVLNLVLFYIFWEAMLIPMFLIIAVWGGPRKKYASIKFFLYTLAGSVLLLVAIIAFYKSAGTFSIPELMKHKFGLTFQIFTFLAMALAFAIKVPMFPFHTWLPAAHVEAPTAGSVILASVLLKMGTYGFLRLCLPLAPEASVTLAPLMVVLSVISIIYGGFVALGQTDIKKLIAYSSVAHMGFVTLGIFMFNLRGVEGALMQMLNHGITTGALFMLVGALYERSHSREIEDNLGLSKYMPIYMGFFLLFALSSFAFPGTNSFVGEMLVLIGTFAKDVPLGLAVIPGALLAAAYMLRLTLKLAWGEPSKAKEWKDLTLREIVMLLPLAFFVIYIGVAPGIFLKTIDPSIKTLITHVEKNSNGKLINKHTIPSYGERQ from the coding sequence ATGGTTCTAACTGCACTTATACTGTTTCCGATAGTTGCGGCGATAGTTATTCCCTTCTTAAAAGGGGAAAAGACAGTAAGGTTTTACACGCTGATAGTTGGACTGGTTGAGATAGGACTATCAATACCTCTTATAACAGGATTTAAACCGGGTGCAGGATTTCAGTTTGTAGAGAAAGTAAAGTGGATTCCTTCTCTTGGGCTTAACTATTACGTAGGTGTTGATGGTATAAGTATTTTAATGATTCTGCTAACTGTGTTTCTTCTTCCCCTTACAGTTCTCTGTTCCTGGACCTACATAAAGAAACGTGTGAAAGAATTTCACGTAGCACTTTTGCTGACCGCAGCTGCATGTATCGGACTGTTTTCCGTCCTTAATCTGGTTCTCTTTTACATATTCTGGGAAGCAATGCTCATTCCGATGTTCCTTATCATTGCCGTTTGGGGTGGACCGCGAAAGAAATACGCTTCCATAAAGTTTTTCCTCTACACATTAGCTGGAAGTGTTCTTCTACTCGTTGCCATCATTGCATTCTACAAAAGTGCCGGAACCTTTTCCATTCCTGAACTTATGAAACACAAATTTGGTTTAACTTTTCAGATATTTACGTTCCTTGCCATGGCTCTTGCCTTTGCTATAAAGGTTCCAATGTTCCCATTCCACACATGGCTACCTGCTGCCCACGTTGAAGCACCGACAGCAGGTAGTGTTATTCTTGCTTCTGTTCTCCTTAAAATGGGAACTTACGGATTCTTAAGACTCTGTTTACCCCTTGCACCAGAAGCAAGCGTCACACTTGCACCTCTTATGGTGGTTCTTTCTGTAATTTCAATCATTTACGGCGGCTTTGTAGCGTTAGGACAGACAGATATTAAAAAGCTTATCGCTTATTCTTCTGTAGCTCACATGGGATTTGTAACGTTAGGTATTTTCATGTTTAACTTAAGGGGTGTTGAAGGTGCACTTATGCAGATGCTTAACCACGGCATTACAACAGGTGCCCTCTTTATGCTGGTTGGTGCACTTTATGAAAGAAGCCACAGCAGAGAAATAGAAGATAACCTGGGGCTTTCAAAGTACATGCCCATTTACATGGGGTTTTTCCTCCTTTTCGCACTGTCTTCATTTGCGTTTCCCGGGACAAACAGTTTCGTTGGTGAAATGTTAGTTCTTATAGGAACCTTTGCAAAAGATGTACCTCTTGGACTCGCAGTTATTCCGGGTGCGCTCCTTGCGGCAGCTTACATGCTTAGACTCACTTTAAAGCTTGCATGGGGCGAACCTTCAAAAGCAAAAGAGTGGAAGGATCTAACTTTAAGGGAAATCGTAATGTTGCTACCCCTTGCATTCTTTGTAATTTATATAGGTGTTGCTCCGGGCATCTTCCTCAAAACGATAGACCCGTCTATTAAAACTCTCATCACTCACGTAGAGAAAAATTCTAACGGAAAACTTATAAATAAACATACCATTCCTTCTTACGGAGAGAGGCAATGA